Proteins co-encoded in one Papaver somniferum cultivar HN1 chromosome 5, ASM357369v1, whole genome shotgun sequence genomic window:
- the LOC113280571 gene encoding uncharacterized protein LOC113280571, which translates to MNQSRQYEASPLEESADNTRVSLDDNTRSNISQSYPGTMSEQNHLKYLQEGNPSASHQNYFDCSNFLHLSFHSKFSYECFNSVNMKVIAWNVQGFFSRDTRDYLAAVIKEQDPYVIFLSETKISADRAQILCQRFSYPNTWFVSSVGLSGGLILLWKNGFPCYIVSSADNMIHVLIQSNPSKEEWLLTCMYGSTHSEERKKQWNFIKDLSENVFQPWIVFGDLNVHIHNKGRSASSLSSDNWVRTAIDSAGLMDLGFIGHNYTWTNMLNGRGYKRRRIDMALHNALWIEQYPDSREFGHISEHVNYYKNLLSHLQSLPFSDTNSEQIHFVIDRLSHWEKIEAEYWQQKAGDHWILDVDNNTAYFHSKANRKRARNNITTLKDVSGRWYHKRKELVNLLTSHFSTIATTTNPQLDDSYFHIIQQLVKVEDNQRLMEVPTKEEIYEVLKSMSSWSAMVFRWAFMFRNGL; encoded by the exons ATGAATCAGTCAAGACAATATGAAGCTAGTCCTCTTGAGGAATCTGCAGATAATACTCGTGTCAGTTTGGATGATAACACTCGATCTAATATCAGTCAATCTTACCCTGGAACAATGTCAGAGCAAAATCATTTGAAGTATCTTCAAGAAGGAAATCCAAGTGCCTCCCACCAG AATTATTTCGATTGCTCTAATTTCCTTCATCTGAGTTTTCATTCTAAGTTTAGTTATGAGTGTTTCAATTCTGTTAACATGAAAGTAATTGCATGGAATGTTCAAGGATTTTTCTCGAGAGACACTAGAGATTATTTAGCTGCTGTTATTAAGGAACAAGACCCATATGTgatttttctctctgaaactaaGATTAGTGCTGATAGAGCACAAATTTTATGCCAGAGGTTTTCGTATCCTAATACTTGGTTTGTTAGCTCTGTGGGTCTATCTGGAGGGTTGATTCTACTATGGAAGAATGGTTTTCCATGTTATATAGTTAGTAGTGCAGATAACATGATTCATGTCCTCATTCAATCTAATCCATCCAAGGAGGAATGGCTCTTAACTTGCATGTATGGCTCTACTCATTCTGAAGAGAGGAAAAAGCAATGGAACTTCATTAAAGACCTTAGTGAAAATGTTTTCCAACCGTGGATAGTTTTTGGAGATCTTAACGTTCACATTCATAATAAAGGTCGAAGTGCTTCTAGCTTGTCTTCGGACAACTGGGTTAGAACTGCAATTGACTCTGCTGGTCTCATGGATTTAGGTTTTATAGGTCACAATTACACTTGGACTAACATGTTAAATGGTAGAGGATATAAAAGACGTCGAATTGATATGGCTCTCCATAATGCTTTATGGATAGAACAATATCCAGACTCTAGG GAGTTTGGTCATATTAGTGAACATGTCAACTACTACAAGAATTTGCTTTCTCACTTACAATCACTTCCTTTTAGTGATACAAATAGTGAGCAAATTCATTTTGTCATAGACAGGTTGTCACATTGGGAGAAAATAGAAGCTGAATATTGGCAACAGAAAGCGGGTGATCACTGGATTCTGGATGTTGATAATAACACTGCTTATTTTCATTCCAAAGCTAATAGGAAGAGAGCTAGAAATAAcatcacaactttgaaagatGTTAGTGGTAGATGGTACCATAAAAGGAAAGAGTTAGTCAATTTACTAACTTCTCATTTTTCCACCATTGCCACTACCACAAATCCTCAGTTGGATGACTCTTACTTTCACATTATCCAACAATTAGTCAAGGTCGAAGATAATCAAAGACTCATGGAAGTACCAACTAAAGAAGAGATTTATGAGGTCCTCAAAAGTATGTCTAGCTGGAGTGCTATGGTTTTCCGGTGGGCTTTTATGTTTCGCAATGGGCTGTAG
- the LOC113280572 gene encoding uncharacterized protein LOC113280572 — translation MKGPKRDSLGKCLRPSNMIYRNYLDNLPEAIHEFIISMDDVEGDGNCGFHVTAEQLGPFKDENHPVAQGDEVNYIRQRLLQTLRRNRDFYKSMMRGGGDHGVAHEFISFERRLHGDAVITRDHWMQMPICGFLIAKTFNCVVHSFARAGSCYTYAPPTKPCNESVKGRRLVISFVQGCHYIGLKLRPGFPIPPLFPLAFWPVFKENYSMDWCENYATEMELWRSLHPPLPCSL, via the coding sequence ATGAAAGGTCCCAAAAGAGATAGTTTGGGGAAGTGTTTAAGACCTTCTAACATGATTTACCGAAACTACTTGGATAACCTACCCGAAGCCATTCATGAGTTTATTATATCCATGGACGATGTCGAAGGGGATGGCAATTGTGGTTTCCATGTCACTGCGGAACAACTAGGGCCTTTTAAGGATGAGAACCATCCGGTTGCCCAAGGGGACGAAGTAAATTATATTCGGCAAAGATTGTTACAAACACTACGCCGAAACAGGGACTTCTACAAGTCAATGATGCGAGGTGGCGGAGACCACGGGGTCGCACACGAGTTCATTAGTTTTGAACGGCGTTTACATGGGGATGCCGTGATCACAAGAGATCATTGGATGCAAATGCCGATATGTGGGTTTTTAATCGCGAAGACCTTCAATTGTGTTGTTCATTCTTTTGCGAGGGCCGGAAGTTGTTACACCTACGCGCCGCCAACAAAACCTTGCAATGAGAGTGTGAAAGGTAGAAGACTTGTTATTTCATTTGTTCAAGGCTGCCATTATATCGGTCTTAAGCTTAGACCCGGTTTCCCAATACCTCCCTTGTTCCCTTTAGCCTTTTGGCCTGTTTTTAAAGAAAATTACTCGATGGATTGGTGTGAAAATTACGCTACGGAAATGGAGCTTTGGAGAAGTTTGCATCCACCTCTCCCTTGTTCCCTTTAG
- the LOC113280574 gene encoding uncharacterized protein LOC113280574 — protein METMEDQPPPVDVIHEDTKDHFQTDLTWKTKEEVVKWVEEHAWKFNCVLVKGRQSKKERVEMVCERGGKKVSKKKKDMDCRHNHPRPKDLHGHYRAGRLKAHEYAEVDKMTRARMAPSKILSKLKADDKNNKTTLQQIYNARSTLRRKDLQGRLVMQQLLWLARKKNYACQKKLDEFGHVTHFFIAHPECVKLALCFPQVLILDFTYKTNKYEIPLMNVVGHTSTKSPFTVVFCFLHDELKESYVWALEQVKLIFREDALPKVMVTDQEAALMKKFQGIIQPLKLKELEKIVTLRDGEREVKKKEFRKAYEDNERMCACFHNDWEALTWSITEEVYEENVAKLIANWGVKYPEIIIYLRKQFLGTNAHRFVSAFKNHHKHFDNQATSMIESVHYRLNRNLFGCVDTFFTVFDAMEDYFMRDVIRIGTLFEKSLMMKHDEFPDDKWLQVLTHRVSHLCIELIMKEVELMEKMDANSQEECVCKMRESMGLPCRHELLRYKDCLIPFEDIDPHWKQLSNDHMPDEDDDVEIWDTPYGKRLAEMYRGMLRPQKQILWDNMMPILYPNTQQGIFEPEKGPQKGRPPTKENRKEQRERAYGLTIKKPTPTTRDPCGSSTMMQSTKKRKRQ, from the exons ATGGAAACTATGGAGGATCAACCACCGCCTGTTGATGTTATTCATGAAGATACTAAAGATCACTTCCAAACTGACTTG ACGTGGAAAACCAAAGAAGAAGTTGTTAAATGGGTTGAGGAACATGCTTGGAAATTCAATTGCGTCCTAGTTAAAGGTAGACAAAGCAAAAAGGAGCGGGTTGAGATGGTTTGTGAGAGGGGTGGGAAGAAAGTAAGCAAGAAGAAAAAAG ATATGGATtgccgtcataaccacccacgtccaaaGGATCTTCATGGACATTATAGAGCCGGAAGACTAAAAGCTCATGAATATGCAGAGgtagataaaatgacacgagcacgtatgGCACCCTCTAAAATTCTTAGCAAGTTGAAGGCGGATGATAAGAATAACAAGACTACGTTGCAACAAATCTATAACGCGAGAAGTACTTTGAGAAGGAAGGATTTACAAGGTAGGTTGGTGATGCAACAATTATTGTGGTTGGCGCGAAAGAAGAACTATGCTTGCCAAAAGAAATTGGATGAATTTGGCCATGTGACGCACTTTTTTATTGCCCATCCGGAATGCGTAAAGTTGGcgttatgcttcccacaagttctcATATTGGATTTCACTTACAAGACCAATAAGTATGAGATACCCTTGATGAACGTTGTTGGTCATACGTCAACCAAGTCACCTTTCAccgttgttttttgttttttgcatgATGAGTTGAAAGAAAGCTATGTATGGGCCTTGGAACAagtgaagttaatcttccgggaggatGCTCTACCAAAAGTCATGGTAACCGACCAAGAGGCGGCATTGAT GAAGAAATTCCAAGGGATAATCCAACCGCTCAAGTTGAAAGAGCTAGAGAAGATTGTTACATTACGGGATGGAGAacgagaagtgaagaagaaagaattcaGGAAAGCATATGAGGATAATGAAAGGATGTGTGCATGTTTCCACAATGATTGGGAAGCTTTGACTTGGTCCATCACCGAAGAAGTGTATGAAGAAAATGTTGCAAAGCTCATTGCGAATTGGGGCGTCAAATACCCGGAAATCATTATATATTTACGCAAGCAATTCTTGGGTACCAACGCACATAGATTTGTTAGTGCATTTAAAAACCACCACAagcacttcgacaaccaagctacaagtatgATAGAGTCGGTTCACTATCGTTTGAATAGGAATCTATTTGGGTGCGTGGACACGTTCTTCACGGTGTTTGACGCAATGGAAGACTATTTCATGCGTGACGTTATAAGAATTGGAACGTTATTCGAAAAAAGTCTAATGATGAAGCATGATGAATTCCCGGATGATAAGTGGCTCCAGGTATTAACCCATAGGGTCTCTCATTTGTGCATTGAACTTATAATGAAGGAAGTGGAGTTGATGGAGAAAATGGATGCTAACTCccaagaagagtgtgtttgtaaaatgagGGAAAGCATGGGACTTCCGTGTCGGCATGAactacttcggtacaaggattGTCTTATACCttttgaggatattgatcctCATTGGAAACAATTGAGTAATGATCATATGCCCGACGAGGACGATGATGTAGAGATTTGGGACACCCCTTATGGAAAAAGGTTGGCCGAAATGTATCGTGGGATGTTGCGACCTCAAAAACAAATCTTATGGGACAATATGATGCCAATCCTCTATCCTAACACCCAACAAGGTATATTCGAACCGGAAAAGGGGCCACAAAAAGGTAGGCCACCCACGAAAGAAAACCGAAAAGAGCAGAGAGAAAGAGCGTATGGTCTTACTATCAAAAAACCCACACCTACCACAAGGGATCCATGCGGGTCGAGTACCATGATGCAAAGTacgaagaagagaaaaaggcaATAG